A single region of the Branchiostoma lanceolatum isolate klBraLanc5 chromosome 1, klBraLanc5.hap2, whole genome shotgun sequence genome encodes:
- the LOC136430545 gene encoding C-type lectin domain family 18 member A-like, with protein sequence MLWIIFLAAGLGVAASQSTCQNINALCGASPGWPLTTMCATHQYVLDNCPEFCGVCSCASDPRGPCYNGGIRGGNPANYNEHTCDCNCVGAWIGDVCQTCGLQCANGGILDTASCSCRCQPGWDGPTCSDPCQDDSVNCGANPGWPTTASCQTDYVLDLCHKFCGVCTAAGSGTAVTQATTTTRPTQATTTHGSVIVPAGSCPTGYLQMPGSSLCIRAFMDQKTWYDAGNTCAQYGGTLVMPKSEDIHQFCLLLKNGADPNSKFWIGMTDVGTEGQWRYVDGPAVVGFNKWATGEPNNSGGDEGCGEYLPAGQDTWNDLSCTTPQKFICQTILP encoded by the exons ATGTTGTGGATTATTTTCCTTGCTGCCGGGCTTGGTGTTGCAG CGTCTCAGTCCACATGTCAGAACATCAACGCGCTGTGCGGCGCCAGTCCGGGCTGGCCGCTGACCACCATGTGCGCCACCCACCAGTACGTCTTGGATAACTGTCCGGAGTTCTGCGGCGTCTGCT CTTGTGCCAGCGACCCCCGTGGTCCATGCTATAACGGCGGCATCCGGGGCGGGAACCCGGCCAACTACAACGAGCACACCTGCGACTGTAACTGTGTGGGTGCCTGGATAGGCGATGTCTGTCAAA CCTGCGGGCTCCAGTGCGCGAACGGCGGGATCCTGGACACCGCCTCCTGCAGCTGCCGGTGTCAGCCGGGCTGGGACGGACCCACGTGCAGCG ATCCTTGCCAGGACGACAGTGTGAACTGCGGCGCCAACCCGGGCTGGCCCACCACAGCGTCCTGCCAGACAGACTATGTCCTCGACCTGTGTCACAAGTTCTGCGGCGTCTGCACGGCAGCCGGAAGCGGCACCGCTGTAACCCAGGCGACAACCACAACGAGACCAACGCAGGCGACAACCACACACGGCAGCGTTATCGTCCCAG CAGGCAGCTGTCCGACCGGGTACCTGCAGATGCCTGGCAGTAGCCTCTGCATCCGGGCCTTTATGGACCAGAAGACTTGGTACGACGCCGGCAACACCTGTGCGCAGTACGGAGGCACGCTTGTCATGCCCAAGAGCGAGGATATCCACCAG TTCTGTCTCCTCTTGAAAAATGGCGCTGACCCCAACAGCAAGTTCTGGATCGGCATGACGGATGTGGGGACGGAGGGCCAGTGGCGCTACGTGGACGGGCCCGCGGTGGTGGGCTTCAACAAGTGGGCCACC GGGGAACCGAACAACTCCGGAGGCGATGAGGGTTGTGGGGAGTACCTACCGGCCGGCCAGGACACGTGGAACGACTTGAGCTGCACCACTCCGCAGAAATTCATCTGCCAAACAA TTCTACCCTGA
- the LOC136421842 gene encoding C-type lectin lectoxin-Lio3-like, producing MAVPSDCSLTCVHGTLDSTSCTCVCSPGWDGPTCSDVCADSSALCGANPGWPTVASCSVDYVAESCHLFCGVCSGGSGVVTQPTTTTQTTTTTTPQPTCPNGYALIVNRGVCLKAFNEEKTWSEAAAVCEQDGGLLAMPKDEEMHQACVALKNNINSGVNFWIGLTDAQTEGQWRYVDGSGITSFNKWNPGEPNNLSTENCAHYYPQNTWNDLSCGTRMRFICQTVPR from the exons ATGGCTGTTCCTTCAGATTGCAGCCTCACCTGTGTGCACGGCACCCTGGACAGCACCTCCTGCACCTGTGTCTGCTCACCTGGCTGGGACGGGCCCACCTGCAGCG ATGTGTGCGCGGACAGCAGTGCCCTGTGCGGCGCTAACCCCGGCTGGCCGACTGTGGCGTCCTGTAGCGTGGACTACGTGGCCGAGAGCTGCCACCTGTTCTGTGGAGTCTGTTCGGGCGGGTCTGGTGTCGTCACCCAGCCCACTACTACAACTCAGACTACGACGACAACTACCCCTCAGC caACGTGCCCCAATG GCTACGCGCTGATCGTGAACCGCGGCGTGTGCCTGAAGGCGTTTAACGAGGAAAAGACGTGGAGCGAGGCGGCAGCAGTCTGTGAGCAGGACGGGGGGCTGCTGGCCATGCCGAAGGACGAAGAGATGCACCAG GCGTGTGTGGCGCTTAAGAACAACATCAACAGCGGGGTGAACTTCTGGATCGGCCTCACGGACGCGCAGACCGAGGGACAGTGGCGCTACGTGGACGGATCCGGGATCACTTCCTTCAACAAATGGAACCCG ggcgAGCCCAACAACCTGAGTACGGAGAACTGTGCGCACTACTACCCGCAGAACACGTGGAACGACCTGTCCTGCGGAACCCGCATGAGGTTCATCTGTCAGACCG TTCCACGCTGA